A window of Daucus carota subsp. sativus chromosome 2, DH1 v3.0, whole genome shotgun sequence genomic DNA:
ttaatTCTTTATTCCCCTTTTGTAGATATTACTTTTAACTTAATTCAAATATTCTTCCTAAATCTTTTGCACTAGAAAAAGAAAGTTTTTAAGATAAAACTTAATCCGTTATTCCCCTTTTCAATATTTACTAGTAAAATCAGTTCAAAGATTTTTCATACATGTTTTgaatttcaatatattaaatcatGTACAATGTTCGTACTTCCAACCAAATTTACTCGTAAATAAGTCAAGGGGTATATTTATgctttttatgaattttattatattaaatttagataCTAAAAACTATTAACTTTTGAGACATtagatcataattttatattattattggcttGAATGAAAAGATTGATGATTTTCATTCGACTTTTAATTATACTTGTTTAAAACCGGACTACaataacatattaatatataaattaagaggggtgtattcgattgggattttaatggattgttttttatctatggattttaaatggattgtatgtgattttgatttttggcaAATTCTGATAAAATGTCGTAAAGTTGATATggattctttaggatttaagaACATTAATGCTTCAAAATCACATGGATTTTGACGGGAttccaaaaaacttaaaatacattgaggaatgccacaaaatccatcattttatgaaatccaaaaaaaaatctattagcatttgaatatcatcagattttattggattttaaacaatcccaattgaatatcggatttaaagcataatttaaaatcctaattgaataccaccacattttatagtattatttaaaatctcaattgaatacctctagatattaatgtattttaaaaaatcccaattgaatattctcgaatttcatgaatgcaaaaaaatccttcAAAATCCCAATTCAATACACCCCTGTAAAAGTATCAATATTTGCATGTATTTCAACACGAGTTAAGgagataaaaactaaaacatacctTCTTGTATCAAATATACCAACAACCAATGCTTGACTAATATTATTTACACAAcataacttaaaaatatatgacagtagaatatataattttatatatgtagacTTGTTTTTATATGTGTTACTATTTCCTTTGTTCcaactatatttttaatttgtaattcttaatttctcaatttcttacatttcaaattttgaaaaaaaaaatttaaacattataatacaaatttacCTGTTCCTTTCATTTCATCCACTTTTCAATAccacaataattaataatttagtgGCGCggaaaaagtattatttttactattttataaAGAACTAATATATGGTACTATTATCTTATATACTTTAATAGTATGAAAAAATGCATATAATTAGCCACTAAGATTTcagtattaataaatatttattttttgtaaaaattttatttaaaattctggaaatttgaaatgagataaatattaattttataaatttaaaaacatataaaagacATAAATGTAATCACATATGcaaaatttaagaatatatgTTTGCAAATGGTAACAACAAAGATCAATACAATACATatcttatattaattaataaaagtaaagATATTACACCTAAATTTAAGATTCTatagtatattttattctttctaCACACCTTTATATTGGAGCATGTAAATCATTGTTATCATTTGGTTTTGACACCTCCATTTTCAGATTGCAAGCTTGATttttgctctctctctctctctctccctttccATTTTGTAAGGTATATCATTTTGGATATTTGAATATTTCTTAAGGGTGAAGTGAAACATACACTACTACAAGAGCTGCTATTTTCGACGTATATACGTGAGTTTTTCTATGTATCATATACGTTGTAAGAAATCTTAATATTTCTCTTCATTTATgtggataaaatttaaaaatttatgtattatatgttaTATGAAATAATGGTACTTCTCTTCATTTGTTtgaataaaacttaaaaatatatgcGCTTTGATGTCGAGATGAAGCTATTTTGTTCAACATAAATTCACTCCTTCAGTAGCTTTCTTGTTATATTTCATCTTActaatttgtgatttttcttttgtttatttgtcttgctATAAACTGTTCTTgcagtaaatataaatatataatagtatttGCATAATCAAATGTACATCTATATTTGGGACGTGGATGCTtaactatatatacaattatcgCTGCACTATTAGAGGGGGCTGAGATCCCGGGCCAATAAGGGcccaaatttataaacaatatgctgtgttgttttttttacaagatATTCAAAAGGAGTTTACAATTAGTATATTTCttgttattatttgtattttaagttcattttatttatacaaattagtttaattttatataaagtaaaaattaattgatttgaaaTTTCATACACACCCCAATAATTTTACCTGGATAACTGAGGTACCAGCTTAATGTTATGGCATGCACAGATTAAAATGGAGCACAACTTGGAAAGAGGATCGCAGGGTGATGGTGTGCTTGGTGGTGTTGTTAGTGCTGGTGATGCAGGTGTTGTGGCTGCTAATGGTGGGGGTGCTGCTGTTGATAGTGTATTGAGACCAAATAATCATGGTGAGGATGTGGAGGAAATGAAGAAAAAGATGGAGTCCTTGGAAGAAAAACTGAAGGAGACGGAAGAAAAACTGAAGGAGAAGGATGAAGATCTTGAAAGCCTTCAAGATTCATATCAAGCTCTACTTGTAAAAGAGAGGAACAACAATGACCAGTTAGAAGATGCTCGAAAAAAGCTAATAAATGTGAGTTGTTTGGTTGTCTTACATTTTAATATGGACTTCACTGTCAATGAATCTGAGTTTTCTTTACATGTCTTGCTCGAGTAATAATTTCATTGTCCACACATAGGAAAATGAACTGAAATATTTAATCTCTTTTATTATGAATATCTATTTGCGTAAATTATGAGCCATTCAAGGCCGTAAAAGTTCAGCCTGCATACTTTAGCCAAGTCATTCATGATAACCTGACTCTCCCTATACTACAAACCATGCACACTCGATAGCAATTATCTTTTGTtgataacaattatatataagcAAATGTCTGCAATTTCTAGTTCGGGAAAATAGGAACtgaaaaatatgtattgttTTGATAGTGTCCACCAAAGGTGATCATTTTATTGTTTCAATAGGTTTTGAAGGATAGGCGGACTAACATGAGGGCCTATACTGGTGTCAAGCTGATGGGAGACCTTAACCTCAAACCCATATTTGATGCTGCAAAGAAAAAGTATCCTCCTGCCGAAGTTGAATTGAAAGCAATGGAATTTTCATCCCTGCTAGAGGAGAAACTTCGGGATCCAAACTGGTACCCCTTTAAGGTCATAACATTTGGTGAAGATAGCAAGGTAAGCATTCTGTAGATAAATTTACTTGTCAACTCGAAAGTCATAGCTTCTCCCTTTTACGCAGACCATATCTTTTTACAGTCACTCATGCATCACTGTGATTAATGACTTGTATTCTCCCTGACATTGTAGTAGTTTGTAACCGGACAGTTTCTAGACCACTCTATATATTCTCGTTTCCTTGCTcacgatctctctctctctctctctctctctctctatttccTTATTGTATGTTTTGATTTCATGTGACATGTTAGAGAGTTATCAATGACGAAGATGAAAGCCTTGTGATCATAAAGAGTGAGTGGGGTGATGAAGTGTATAACTCGGTGGTGAAGGCACTAACAGAATTAAACGAGTACAATTCAAGTGGAAGATATCCCGTTCCCGAGTTGTGGAAATTCAAAGAAGGAAAGAAGGCAACCTTAGGTGAGGGTGTCGATTTCATGGAAAGGTTGTGCAAGACAAACAAGAGGAAGAGAAATTAAAGTATTCTTGTACTAATGATTTGCACCCCTTCTTTACTTTACCCGTTTGATTGTCGATGTGTTAGGACCATTTTTCTATGTTGTATAcgaatttcatatatttttttatacatctTTATAAGAATGAGCATGTAGAATGTTCAACTTCCAACCAAATTAAGGAATTTATTACTAAATAAATCCAAAGcggatatatatgtgtgtatgtctATATATATGCGGAGAGGACGGCAGGAATCATTTTTCACATTACTATATATCATTAAGTATTTGCCTACACaatataacattttattttaatatagaatattatgatGCATAAATTTCATATACTTAAAACTTGTAGGAATTGAAAAAGATCAATTTTTagttcatattttataattttgattgaattttaaaagaataaattcCTCGATTTTATTCATGGCCGGCCAACAAAATTGAAAAGAGACACAACCACTTAATGTTTTGTGATAAGTACCTGACAGCCGCCCTCGTCTGATATCATTGGCTCTAGCCGTGGCGGAGCCTATatgcacggatttgtttttggcTTCTCGTATCAAAAGAACTCATGCTAATGGACTAGTTTGGATACTTATTTTGAAGACAAATCTGTTTTATCTTTACCATGCGGGAGTTGGGTTGACACCCACTCACCACTACCCTCACtttgtgatttttcttttgtttatttgtgtTGCTAAACTGATATAGTTCTTgcagtaaatataaatatataatagtatttGCATAAATGTATATGTGTACTTGGGAAGTGGATGCTTAATATACAATTATAGCTGCACAATCATAGGGGGCTGAGACCGCACAGCCCGGCCAATAAAGGCCcaaatctataaataatatttaggaCATGTTGTTTTTTTACAAGATATTCAAAAAGAGTTTGCAATTAGTATATTTCTTGTTACAAATTGTATTTtaagttgattttatttatacaaattattttaactttatataaagtaaaaattaattgatttaaaattacataCACGCCCCAATAATTTTACCTGGATAAGTGAAGTACCAGCTTAATGTTATGGCATGCACAGATTAAAATGGAGCACAACTTGGAAAGAGGACCGCAGGGTGATGGTGTGCAGCTTCGTGGTGCTGGTGATGCAGGTGTTGTGGCTGCTAATGCTGGGGTGCTGCTGGTTATATTGGTGTAATGAGACCAAATAATAATGGTGAGGATATTATGGAAATGAAGAAAAAGATGGAGTCCTTGGAAGAAAAACTCAAGGAGAGGGAAGAAAAATTGTAGGAGAGGGAAGAAAAACTGAAGGAGAAGGATGAAGATTTTGAATGTCTTCAAGATTCATATCAACCTCTACTTGTCAAGGAGAGGAACAACAATTACCAGTTACAAGATGCTCGAGAAAAGCTAATAAATGTGAGTTGTTTGGTTGTCTTACATTTTAATATGGACTTCATGTCAATGAATCTGAGTTATTTTTCATGTCTTGCTCGAGTAATAATTTCATTTTCCACACATAGGAAAATGAACTGAAATATTTAatcttttttgttaaaaatatctacttgcatgacTCTACCTATACTACAAACCATGCACACTCGATACGAGTACAACTTTCCATTTTGATTTGTAACTAATTATggaattttttctcttttccaaTTTAGTTGTGTTGATGAGCACATAGGTCTAGGGAGTGTTGTTGCTTGTGCAAATAGGGCACAAGAGGTTGTTTGGCCAAAAAGGCAGCGTAGATATGGTGGCCTGCCCAAGTTGATTGGCAATCCTcctgtatgttaaatttcttgcACAATTTTTTTTCGCTATTGTGGGAAACATGTCAGTTTGATTACTATTTACCATATATTTctagtttgtatatatatatatagagagagagagagagagagtctggTGAAAAAATTTATCTGAGCATACTTTAGCAGATTATAGCATTAGAAGGATATTTTTTCTAAAGCAAAACATTAATTACAGAAGAGAATAGAAGAGAATGGTATGTTCCTCCTCTATTATGGTCGGTGAATGTTGGCTCACAAAAACATTTTTTCTTGATAAGCttccaatatatataaatacaccagAGTAATCTCAATTAAGATATGAGCTTTTTCTCATGCTCGTCAATGATTACATAATATTTAGAACACATCTTTGTAATCAGTTTATAATTTTCTCATGAATCCTACGTCATATGgaatgtaatataattaaaataatgtcTTTGTCATTTGATCCAATAGAGTTCCGTAGATAGGAATAGATTTGATAAAACTCGATAACTCTCGGATATTAGAGTATTAGAACGGAAAGATCCATTAGATAATGATACTAGTGGTTCTAAACCATCTCTGGCGATTAATCAACAATTCAAATAGACTCTTTTGCAGGCTCCGAAGCCATGGTCCTTATTTGTTCAGGTCTTGATATATAAGAGAGTATTAACTTGCACCTAGCTAATTCTGACACTGAAGTCGCTGAGAGACAAGTTTTTGTAAAATACTACCGCAGTGAAGCGGAGTGCTAACCTGTTTAAGTGTGAAATTTCATACCAGCTTCAAATTGTAATCATGAGCCTTTTATTTGGCATTAACTTTCACTGCTTTGACCTATCCAACTAGAGATCTTTCACCATTTGATCATGTGAAATATAGATCTTGTATTTAGTAAGACCACTTGAAATACTTTTTAAGTGACATTTTTCTTGCTTTTGCACCAACAATGTTATGCATTATGGAGGACGTGATAACTTGGCTTATCAATGTGCTTTAACATTCTCTATTTTTAAGCACTATCACTATAAACCTTGAGTGCAAATTCTTCCTTCTCCCTTATAATGCAGAAAGGACTGTGGTGCTTAGGTGTGTGGTGTTTTTGCTATGCAACCTGTATATTGGACGTCATTTACTTTGCTTGGATGATAATTTCTAGTTATCCTGTAATGTATCGCAGAGCCCCTAGAAGAGCTTTATAAAGACCAACTCTCTCAGCTGTGGTGGTTGGGTTTCCGTGACACTCATGACAACATACAAGCACTGGTCGAGACATCTGCTGATGTTCATGCAGCGGCACTTTTGCTTCTTCAGGACCTTTGACTGCTTCAGAGCCTTTTTTGTGAAGGTAGTATGTGATTTCTATGGATTAGTTTTACATGGAAGTCTAAATCATCAGGTGAAATCTGATAATTCTGAAGAAAAATCCATAAATCCAAATTGTGTCTTATCATTTGTACAATTTTACTTTGTTGTTGTCATTTGATGGCAACACCTGTCATGGCAACATCTATCGTGGGAAGCTCTTTGATAACGAGACTTAACTCCGACCAGGATTGTTTCTTAAACTGGAGGATTTTTCGTTTGAATTTCGATTTCGCTTTAGCCCATCACATTTTTTACAATCTTTATGTATTCTCTAATTTCTGTGTATGGGACAGAAATGATGAATTTGATAAACAAAAAACTTACAACTATGGCATATTTATAGGAGGATTATAATAAACTGAGGCAGTTctcaaaaagaaattatatacaatatttttattctagCACAAAGTTTGCTATAAGAGTGAGACGGGAATTTAAGGTACGTCAAATCAAACGTGTGTTAACTCTGTGTCAGAATGTTCCAGTGAATAAACAACGTTTGATTTTCTGTGGCCAGTATCTTGAAGACGATCAGACCATTGGGAGTTTTGATTATTAACtgtattttgattaatttacagTATTTAGTATTATTACTTTGTAAAGTTTTTTGATCGATATTATTAAATACCCTTGTGTATGttaacatattttatatcaGCTTCAAATTGTAATCATGAGCCTTTTATGTGGCAATATTAATGACCTATCCATCTAGAGATCTTTCATCGTTTGATCATGTGAAATATATTGAGATCCCCCTACgaacttaattgctcgagtaacaaaggccacaaaacgagactagccaatatacttttgcccattatctaaagattttatctataaagaacaatgggtattgaattAGTTTATTCcctttctttttctatctttttcttttcttttcttttcttttctttttattcgcaaaggttcgatttgacattgtttcaacatgtgggttctctctcaggtattgaataatatcactagacaatctctccatcaaaggtcttatgcaaatgtgtgtgccatcttggaattacgagtacaaatcggtcgatacaagcttcaaaaagacaaccttactcaactacgttcaaattatctaaaagacactacatatatatatttttgtgaaaacatgctaacaccaactactcctaaagctcgagtgagggaaagacaacttagctaaaacatctctatctttggatttttctattttttcattttttaggtttttttcattttttaagaattacactaaagccctccccatacctaaatcatgcattgtcctcaatgtatgcaaaaaatAGAATTGAAAAaagagagtaaagagaaaaatacctgaaatggatatgaaTGGGATTTTTATTACTTAAACgacccacacactcacacatttccttccccatacctgaacttcatgagGGAAGGTTGAAAGAACAACCAAATCaaccaattccggaaggaaagatgggataaagcttcgagaaagagtcaaaatatGTGCGAAAATTATTAGGCACAAAGAGTTTCTCGAGCACATGACAATCGTTTAAccctataggacaagtatcactaatgttctccataaaccaacttaatgcttctttattttgtttaagcaaattagagacaatGAAATTttggtcatggtatgaatcTCTAGGAATGATGTAGGAAACGTTTTCATCTTTTCCTAAGACACTatgcgaatgatggaacaatgagCCAAATGTCGGTGGttcacctacatgactctcAAAATCGAGCCTAGGATCAACACTaacaatctcgggtggagtttctcattttgaacaaatgtcgttcaattctcctaacaactcctccgaggtcaactcttTCAAAGACTCATGATATTCTCTATAATTCTCGTGGTTGACTCTGAAGTCCTCATtaagaagagactcaatctcattATCCTCAAAGCTAGACCATGTAACAAACTGGTTGACCACATTGACTCCTATAGGTTGCTCGTAAAGcgcattgggttcttttcctacattgaaaatgttcAAGTCTATGGTCATATTTCCAAATATGAGTTTCatcgaaccattcctacaattgattaaggcattggatgtagcaagaaaaggtcgtcctaaaatgataggaatttggttcttaggattcgagacgggctgagtctcgagaacaacaaagtcaacgggaaagataaaatcaccgattttgatcaacacatcctcaataatccccttaggcattttaatagaacgatcggcaagttgatgggtcatattggtggtcttgagatcccctaaacctagggcttggtagaccgagaaaggaagaagattcacactcgctccaaaatcaagtaaagctttatccacaaaagtattgcctatgacacaagaaattgtaggacaaccggggtccttatatttcacgggaatttgatttgagagaatcgagctaacttgtgaggtcaaaacggctttctttggaacatgagTGGTTCTTTTATGGgcacacaaatcttttagacacttggcataagaaggaacttgttgaatggcatccaaaagaggaatgtttatcttgacttgtttgaaaacttctaggatttgttccatttgggccgattgtttaggacGAATGAGTCTTTatgggtaaggaacccttgggttgtaaacttcttcgttgggattttgagaaatgggcccaggactaggttcactcatagactcacggatTCTAGAACATTAGGGCTTATCATGATTAGTGTTGGACAAAGAAGGATTTTGTTTAGGAATCGACTCCGCATTTTCATTCACGCGCTCACCTACTTTGTTATCTACTTGATTTTCCAACCTTAGAGAGATAATCGCATTGACATTCtcgggaggtctttgattgagaggaaacttaggattgacctcgggttgactttgGAAATTGTTTTTCTCgcgctcacacaacgtgctagctaattgactcaattgggcttctaacttagacacggcttgcacattagaatgcaaaagtttcctatcttgggttagggttgtcatgaaagtttgttgagattgagtcaaattagtttgcgatttaactaaggcttccaaactcttttctaaagaattaagtcgtttatccgaatcattaaaaccgggaggattcaaaggagcttgactcgggttttgatgGTTAGGAAAAGGATTGGAATTGGACCTTTGAAAATTGGGTTGTGGAGGCTGAAAATTTCGACCTTGGGTCCACGAGAAATTCGAGTGATTCTTCCATCCGGGATTGTAAGTTGGTGCAAACGCGTCATTCCTAGGATTTTGGAACATAGCATTTACTTGCTCAAACTCGTGCAAGGGTTGAGTtgcgggattttgaaaattgtgatTAGGGTACGGCGGCATTTGTGTGGGaggtttactagtttctaaagcttcgagtctcctagttagggtacctaatttggcatcggttacCACATTGTTTCCgatcgagtgcaaacccctagagctagacgacttgaacgggacgggtaacaccggtctttaagagacaacaccatgtttactatcggttttGGAACTTCTAGGGTTTCAGAATCAGATGAAGACGAAGAAGTAATCTCGATAATCGGTCTcactaatctagacgattcgttcctaacccaagtagttcgcataacctagatagtaaacacgtagcgaGTAAGtgcgaaaaaaaaataaaacaaccaaaagaaagggtgtaaaagagaaagaaaaacttaattctagggttccctaataaaaagaactagaccttgctcctaaccgtaaggaccaccaaaaactcgataaatcaattattattcggaccggtttggccagtttgaaggcattgccaagaggccaatctccgcgcttagacaccaaatcttaatcggccaggtaagctttcgcttgtccttagacaccgaagactcggaataattaaagattacctccttcctaattgagcgcgaaatcctaggggctaacgtctaattcatttttttaaaaaggctTGGGAATTCAAATGAAGAAATtagttgttgtgggccaaggaaagagtgatgaagtccctccccttatcttatGAATGGGTTTTGcctttaagatttatttaaaatgatgctctACACAACGATATAATTAAAGCTATAAACAATTATGGATGCTCTAAACTACGTGTTTTACTCTAAAGGAAGGAAGAAATTAATGTACctttgggtcctccagcgatcaccacaaatataggtacgaaaatttaaaaacaaaaattgaaatctaaatgatgtgccctaagtgattaaatgcatgatgcagcacatatgtaattctatctaatatttttggattttaatttttgatttgtttgtgttttcaattttcaaatttgtttgtgattttctaaatagagACGAAAGATAAAGGTGGAGAGATACggttaccaaagcaagcttccaaatccgagcaaaatttgtccactttacttcatgattcccgaatattcctccaaattcctcgaaataaaaagaaaaagtgaGAAAACAAGCTAAtcagaaagattaaaaataaaggtgcgaaaaattaattatagtccccggcagcggcgccaaaaacttgatgtgcggAAAAtattaaatcgcaagcgcacgatctcgtattagtattttatgattcgtccacagagattattaataattttcgctaaccttaatttttaatctagGCGGAATAGAACAATTAATTGGTGGAAAAtggtttttctaaaattaatactaaaattaccgattttaaaagaaaattaattaacaagGATTCCCTGTCAAGctttattaaactaaaatacGCCAGTTAACACCAAAACAAAACGGttgaaaacaaaaagaaaacaagTTCAATACCGCAATAGTTGGACAATTGCAATATTAATAAACTGACCCCTCTGCACAGCGATTAAACTCACGCACACATCATTTACAAAACAAATCAGCAGATTACAGTATTGAAGAAAAATAATAGACAAGAACGAAACTATAG
This region includes:
- the LOC108192753 gene encoding factor of DNA methylation 4, producing MEHNLERGSQGDGVLGGVVSAGDAGVVAANGGGAAVDSVLRPNNHGEDVEEMKKKMESLEEKLKETEEKLKEKDEDLESLQDSYQALLVKERNNNDQLEDARKKLINVLKDRRTNMRAYTGVKLMGDLNLKPIFDAAKKKYPPAEVELKAMEFSSLLEEKLRDPNWYPFKVITFGEDSKRVINDEDESLVIIKSEWGDEVYNSVVKALTELNEYNSSGRYPVPELWKFKEGKKATLGEGVDFMERLCKTNKRKRN